The proteins below come from a single Lepeophtheirus salmonis chromosome 4, UVic_Lsal_1.4, whole genome shotgun sequence genomic window:
- the wal gene encoding electron transfer flavoprotein subunit alpha, mitochondrial yields the protein MFSISKSLTSSAKLRAIPSLLNRFQSTLVIAEHDGKNVKAETLSALTAAKQIGGDISILVAGDQCVDVAKTLSTYSGINKILLAQHADFKGFLPERLAPLILKTQKEFNYTHIIAGSSSFSKSVLPRVAVQLDVSKLSDVIDIKDADTFVRTIYAGNAVMTLKAKDPIKIMTVRPTSFAADESSGGSAPEEVMEAAEFTKNSEFISQELKKSDRPELGGAKIVISGGRGMKSGDNFEMLYKLADKMGGAVGASRAAVDAGMVSNDLQVGQTGKIVAPELYVAVGISGAIQHLAGMKDSKLIVSINKDPEAPIFQVSDFGLVADLFKAVPEWEQKI from the exons GCTATTCCCTCTTTATTGAACCGATTTCAATCCACCCTAGTCATTGCTGAACACGATGGAAAGAACGTCAAGGCTGAGACACTAAGTGCTCTCACTGCTGCTAAACAAATTGGTGGCGATATTTCTATTCTCGTTGCCGGAGATCAATGTGTTGATGTGGCCAAGACTCTTTCTACTTATTCTGGAATTAACAAAATACTCCTTGCTCAACATGCAGACTTCAAAGGCTTCCTTCCCGAACGCCTTGCACCACTTATCCTCAAGACTCAAAAGGAATTCAATTACACTCATATCATTGCTGGTAGCTCTTCCTTCTCAAAGTCCGTTCTCCCTCGAGTTGCAGTGCAGTTGGATGTATCCAAGTTGAGCGATGTCATTGATATTAAAGATGCAGATACCTTTGTACGAACAATCTATGCTGGAAATGCAGTTATGACGCTGAAGGCAAAAGATCCTATCAAGATAATGACGGTCAGACCTACATCTTTTGCTGCTGATGAGTCTTCTGGGGGTTCAGCACCTGAAGAAGTCATGGAAGCTGCAGAATTTACTAAAAACTCTGAATTCATTTCTCAAGAGTTGAAAAAGTCAGATCGTCCAGAGTTAGGAGGAGCCAAG ATTGTTATCAGTGGTGGAAGAGGAATGAAGAGTGGAGATAACTTCGAAATGCTTTACAAACTTGCTGACAAAATGGGTGGAGCTGTTGGTGCATCCAGAGCAGCTGTTGATGCTGGTATGGTCTCAAACGATCTACAAGTTGGTCAAACAGGTAAAATTGTTGCACCTGAACTTTATGTGGCTGTTGGAATCTCTGGTGCCATTCAACATTTAGCTGGAATGAAAGATTCAAAATTGATCGTCTCCATTAATAAAGATCCTGAGGCACCTATTTTCCAAGTATCCGATTTTGGACTTGTTGCTGATTTATTTAAAGCTGTACCAGAATGGGAACAGAAAATTTAA